A window from Drosophila subobscura isolate 14011-0131.10 chromosome O, UCBerk_Dsub_1.0, whole genome shotgun sequence encodes these proteins:
- the LOC117896944 gene encoding uncharacterized protein LOC117896944, translated as MASPAMESPQGQKETCDALMRCEYEKENTKAFECYSKTAPEQSVILNTIGNNATDLNKQLIAELALIDFDLDVCQTTAERVYKEDSADSFEELNACLENDNWSQPTTTVSN; from the exons ATGGCATCGCCCGCAATGGAATCACCTCAAGGCCAAAAGGAGACCTGCGACGCCCTGATGCGTTGCGAGTACGAGAAGGAAAACACAAAGGCCTTCGAGTGCTATTCCAAGACC GCTCCCGAGCAGTCTGTTATTCTGAATACCATCGGCAATAACGCGACTGACCTCAACAAACAGCTCATCGCGGAGCTAGCTCTCATTGACTTCGATCTCGATGTCTGCCAAACCACGGCCGAGAGGGTATACAAGGAGGACTCTGCCGACAGCTTTGAGGAGCTGAATGCCTGCTTGGAGAACGATAACTGGTCCCAACCCACTACCACTGTGTCCAATTGA
- the LOC117896441 gene encoding protein phosphatase 1B isoform X1 translates to MGGFLDKPKTAKHNDQGEGNKLLFGVSSMQGWRCEMEDAYYARVGLDNALNDWSFFAVFDGHAGCKVSEHCAKHLLDSIVHTDEFISGDHVKGIRTGFLRIDEVMRDLPEFTKDTKCGGTTAVCAFVSSTQVYIANCGDSRAVLCRQGVPVFATQDHKPVLPEEKERIHNAGGSVMIKRVNGTLAVSRALGDYDFKNVKEKGQCEQLVSPEPEIFCQSRQDTDEFLVLACDGIWDVMTNEDVCSFIHSRLKVTSDLVSIANQVVDTCLHKGSRDNMSIIIIAFPGAPKPTEEAIEAEHRLEKQIEKITRDEIESNQITDYLDLLKCMQNKDDIEGLPPGGGLQSKYHVIERTFKQEFPDRPCELALRIELQTKH, encoded by the exons ATGGGCGGATTCCTGGATAAGCCGAAAACCGCCAAACACAATGATCAAGGTGAGGGCAACAAGCTGCTCTTCGGCGTCAGTTCAATGCAGGGCTGGCGTTGTGAAATGGAGGATGCCTACTATGCACGCGTGGGGCTGGACAATGCCCTAAACGACTGGAGCTTCTTCGCGGTGTTCGACGGGCACGCCGGCTGCAAGGTGTCTGAGCACTGTGCCAAGCATCTGCTGGACAGCATTGTGCACACGGACGAGTTCATAAGCGGTGATCATGTGAAGGGCATACGCACTGGCTTCCTGCGCATCGACGAGGTGATGCGCGACCTGCCCGAGTTTACCAAGGATACCAAGTGCGGCGGAACCACCGCCGTGTGCGCCTTTGTCAGCTCGACTCAGGTGTATATCGCCAACTGCGGGGACTCGCGCGCCGTGCTGTGTCGCCAGGGGGTGCCGGTGTTTGCCACCCAGGACCACAAGCCCGTCCTTccggaggagaaggagcgcatACACAATGCCGGCGGCAGTGTGATGATCAAACGCGTAAACGGCACCCTGGCCGTGTCCAGAGCCCTTGGCGACTACGACTTCAAAAACGTCAAGGAGAAGGGGCAGTGCGAGCAGCTGGTCTCACCCGAGCCGGAAATATTTTGCCAAAGCCGCCAGGACACCGACGAGTTCTTGGTGCTCGCCTGCGACGGCATCTGGGATGTGATGACCAACGAGGATGTGTGCAGCTTCATCCACTCGAGGCTCAAGGTGACCAGCGATCTAGTGAGCATTGCCAATCAGGTGGTGGACACTTGCTTGCACAAG GGAAGCCGCGATAACATGAGCATCATTATAATTGCCTTCCCCGGAGCACCGAAGCCAACAGAGGAGGCGATAGAGGCTGAGCATCGGCTGGAGAAACAAATCGAGAAAATCACAAGAG ACGAGATAGAGTCTAACCAGATAACTGATTACCTGGATCTGCTGAAGTGTATGCAGAACAAAGACGACATTGAAGGTCTTCCACCCGGCGGCGGTTTGCAGTCCAA ATATCACGTTATCGAGCGCACATTCAAACAAGAGTTTCCGGATCGACCATGTGAA CT AGCCCTACGCATTGAGTTGCAGACAAAACATTAA
- the LOC117896441 gene encoding protein phosphatase 1B isoform X2, whose translation MGGFLDKPKTAKHNDQGEGNKLLFGVSSMQGWRCEMEDAYYARVGLDNALNDWSFFAVFDGHAGCKVSEHCAKHLLDSIVHTDEFISGDHVKGIRTGFLRIDEVMRDLPEFTKDTKCGGTTAVCAFVSSTQVYIANCGDSRAVLCRQGVPVFATQDHKPVLPEEKERIHNAGGSVMIKRVNGTLAVSRALGDYDFKNVKEKGQCEQLVSPEPEIFCQSRQDTDEFLVLACDGIWDVMTNEDVCSFIHSRLKVTSDLVSIANQVVDTCLHKGSRDNMSIIIIAFPGAPKPTEEAIEAEHRLEKQIEKITRDEIESNQITDYLDLLKCMQNKDDIEGLPPGGGLQSKYHVIERTFKQEFPDRPCESPTH comes from the exons ATGGGCGGATTCCTGGATAAGCCGAAAACCGCCAAACACAATGATCAAGGTGAGGGCAACAAGCTGCTCTTCGGCGTCAGTTCAATGCAGGGCTGGCGTTGTGAAATGGAGGATGCCTACTATGCACGCGTGGGGCTGGACAATGCCCTAAACGACTGGAGCTTCTTCGCGGTGTTCGACGGGCACGCCGGCTGCAAGGTGTCTGAGCACTGTGCCAAGCATCTGCTGGACAGCATTGTGCACACGGACGAGTTCATAAGCGGTGATCATGTGAAGGGCATACGCACTGGCTTCCTGCGCATCGACGAGGTGATGCGCGACCTGCCCGAGTTTACCAAGGATACCAAGTGCGGCGGAACCACCGCCGTGTGCGCCTTTGTCAGCTCGACTCAGGTGTATATCGCCAACTGCGGGGACTCGCGCGCCGTGCTGTGTCGCCAGGGGGTGCCGGTGTTTGCCACCCAGGACCACAAGCCCGTCCTTccggaggagaaggagcgcatACACAATGCCGGCGGCAGTGTGATGATCAAACGCGTAAACGGCACCCTGGCCGTGTCCAGAGCCCTTGGCGACTACGACTTCAAAAACGTCAAGGAGAAGGGGCAGTGCGAGCAGCTGGTCTCACCCGAGCCGGAAATATTTTGCCAAAGCCGCCAGGACACCGACGAGTTCTTGGTGCTCGCCTGCGACGGCATCTGGGATGTGATGACCAACGAGGATGTGTGCAGCTTCATCCACTCGAGGCTCAAGGTGACCAGCGATCTAGTGAGCATTGCCAATCAGGTGGTGGACACTTGCTTGCACAAG GGAAGCCGCGATAACATGAGCATCATTATAATTGCCTTCCCCGGAGCACCGAAGCCAACAGAGGAGGCGATAGAGGCTGAGCATCGGCTGGAGAAACAAATCGAGAAAATCACAAGAG ACGAGATAGAGTCTAACCAGATAACTGATTACCTGGATCTGCTGAAGTGTATGCAGAACAAAGACGACATTGAAGGTCTTCCACCCGGCGGCGGTTTGCAGTCCAA ATATCACGTTATCGAGCGCACATTCAAACAAGAGTTTCCGGATCGACCATGTGAA AGCCCTACGCATTGA
- the LOC117896440 gene encoding dynein assembly factor with WDR repeat domains 1, with protein sequence MSANKIFLRYYPPGLAINYRTAKGSERVRHFDLLDLDSKTDIVPLADKILLQSLAETEEEPSDEDEDKTSPCVPASGHVTSSQNTFSALKQALGKLQRKLREPVKKKFYLHKCHTSHILPLTNVCFDRTGERCLTGSYDRTCHVINTQTAEVEHTLTGHDNVVFSVGFNTPRCDKIVTGSFDCTAKVWSASSGQCLCTLFGHTAELVATEFHPLHGQAIATASMDGTARIYDVETAHELQQLTHHGAEVIAARFNRDGQMLLTGSFDHTAAIWDTRTKSCCHQLRGHSAELSNCVWNFSGSLIATGSLDHTARLWDIRRMDQELHLVSKHNDEVLDVAFDAAGRLLATCSSDCTARVWSLDGASGQLEMLSLMAGHSDEVSKVCFSPSGCMLLTASADNTARLWLTESGHCSQVLAGHEAEVFSCAYSYAGDAILTASKDNTCRFWR encoded by the exons ATGAGCGCCAACAAAATATTCCTGCGCTACTATCCGCCAG GTCTGGCCATTAATTACCGCACGGCAAAGGGCAGCGAGCGTGTGCGCCACTTTGATCTGCTTGACCTAGATTCGAA AACAGACATTGTGCCTCTGGCTGACAAGATCCTACTCCAGTCACTGGCTGAAACGGAGGAGGAGCCATcagatgaggatgaggacaAGACATCGCCCTGTGTGCCCGCAAGTGGCCATGTGACCAGTTCCCAAAACACATTCAGCGCCCTAAAGCAGGCTCTGGGCAAGCTACAGCGTAAGCTGCGGGAGCCCGTCAAGAAGAAGTTCTATCTGCACAAGTGTCACACCTCGCACATCCTGCCGCTGACCAATGTGTGCTTCGACCGCACCGGAGAACGATGCCTCACCGGCAGCTACGACCGCACCTGCCACGTGATCAACACCCAAACGGCAGAAGTGGAGCACACTCTCACCGGACACGACAATGTGGTCTTCTCCGTTGGCTTCAATACACCGAGATG CGACAAGATCGTGACCGGCTCCTTTGATTGCACCGCCAAAGTTTGGTCCGCCAGCAGCGGGCAGTGCCTTTGCACCTTGTTTGGTCACACCGCCGAGCTGGTGGCGACTGAGTTCCATCCGCTGCATGGCCAGGCCATTGCGACAGCCTCCATGGATGGAACGGCACGCATCTACGATGTGGAAACTGCCCATGAGCTTCAGCAGCTTACCCACCATGGTGCCGAGGTAATAGCCGCTCGCTTCAATCGCGATGGGCAGATGCTGCTCACGGGCTCCTTTGACCATACGGCCGCCATCTGGGATACACGCACCAAAAG ctgctgccatcAACTGCGGGGCCACAGCGCTGAGCTCTCGAACTGTGTGTGGAACTTCAGCGGATCGCTGATTGCCACGGGCTCCCTGGATCACACGGCTCGGCTTTGGGATATTCGCCGAATGGATCAGGAGCTGCACCTGGTCTCCAAGCACAACGACGAAGTGTTGGACGTGGCCTTCGATGCGGCGGGCAGACTGCTGGccacctgcagcagcgactgcacgGCGAGGGTCTGGAGCTTGGACGGCGCTTCTGGGCAGCTGGAGATGTTGTCGCTGATGGCGGGGCACAGTGACGAAGTGTCCAAGGTGTGCTTCAGCCCCAGCGGATGCATGCTGCTAACCGCCTCCGCTGACAACACGGCTCGTCTGTGGCTGACCGAGTCCGGGCACTGTTCCCAGGTGTTGGCGGGGCACGAGGCAGAGGTCTTCAGCTGCGCCTACAGCTATGCGGGCGACGCAATTCTGACGGCCTCCAAGGACAACACCTGCCGCTTCTGGAGATGA